From the Accumulibacter sp. genome, one window contains:
- the ftsW gene encoding putative lipid II flippase FtsW, producing the protein MLRTLDRPRRLPSEIDLALLWSTLVLLVIGMVMVYSASMATAEAARQTGNQSSYFLIRHGVFLILALVAGGMAFQVPMTTWQRWSPWLFVIGFVMLALVLVPGIGREVNGARRWLSLGLVNLQPSELMKLFAVLYAADYTARKMPYMHDLKKAFLPLASAMVAVGVLLLKEPDFGAFVVIISIAMAILFLGGMRARLFVILIVVLAVAFAALIIVSPYRRDRIFGFMDPWADAFGRGYQLSHALIAFGRGELFGVGLGASVEKLFYLPEAHTDFLLAVIAEELGFVGVLVVILLFSLLIQRAFAIGRQAVALERYYSALVAQGVGVWLGVQAFINMGVNMGVLPTKGLTLPLMSFGGSGILANCVALAVLLRIDWENRQLMRGAKL; encoded by the coding sequence ATGTTGCGTACCCTGGATCGACCGCGTCGTCTGCCATCGGAGATCGATCTGGCGCTTCTCTGGAGCACGCTGGTCCTGCTCGTGATCGGCATGGTCATGGTCTACTCGGCGTCGATGGCGACCGCCGAGGCGGCCCGCCAGACCGGCAACCAGTCGAGCTACTTCCTGATCCGCCACGGCGTCTTCCTGATCCTGGCACTGGTCGCCGGCGGCATGGCTTTCCAGGTGCCGATGACGACCTGGCAGCGTTGGTCGCCGTGGCTCTTCGTCATCGGTTTCGTGATGCTGGCGCTGGTGCTGGTTCCCGGCATCGGTCGCGAAGTCAACGGTGCGCGCCGCTGGCTGTCACTCGGGTTGGTCAACCTGCAACCTTCCGAGCTGATGAAGCTGTTCGCGGTACTCTATGCCGCCGACTACACGGCGCGCAAGATGCCCTACATGCACGACCTGAAGAAGGCCTTTCTGCCCCTGGCGAGCGCCATGGTCGCGGTCGGCGTGCTGTTGCTGAAGGAGCCGGATTTCGGCGCCTTCGTCGTCATCATTTCGATCGCCATGGCGATCCTCTTCCTCGGCGGCATGCGGGCGCGTCTCTTCGTCATCCTGATCGTCGTCCTCGCGGTTGCCTTTGCTGCCCTGATCATCGTCTCTCCCTATCGCCGTGACCGCATCTTTGGCTTCATGGACCCGTGGGCCGATGCCTTCGGTCGCGGTTACCAGCTGTCACACGCGCTGATCGCCTTCGGTCGTGGCGAACTCTTCGGCGTTGGGCTCGGTGCGAGCGTCGAGAAGCTGTTCTACCTGCCCGAGGCACATACCGACTTCCTGCTTGCGGTGATCGCCGAAGAGCTTGGTTTCGTCGGCGTACTGGTCGTCATCCTGCTCTTCAGTCTGTTGATCCAGCGCGCCTTCGCCATCGGCCGGCAGGCGGTGGCGCTCGAGCGCTACTACTCGGCGCTGGTGGCGCAAGGAGTCGGCGTCTGGCTCGGTGTGCAGGCCTTCATCAACATGGGCGTCAACATGGGTGTGCTGCCGACCAAGGGTCTCACCCTGCCGCTGATGAGTTTCGGTGGCTCGGGCATCCTGGCCAATTGCGTGGCACTCGCCGTGCTCCTGCGGATTGATTGGGAGAATCGTCAGCTGATGCGTGGGGCGAAGCTGTGA
- the murD gene encoding UDP-N-acetylmuramoyl-L-alanine--D-glutamate ligase: MELQGKSTLVVGLGESGLAMVRWLVRQGVRLRVADTRQRPPQVDLLRAIAPDAPLFAGPLQREALAGVDLIALSPGVPVAEPLIAEAMARGVPVVSEIELFACALRQLSPAARLIAITGSNGKTTTTALTGALCRAAGRATAVAGNIGPAALTALLAAVECERMPDTWVLELSSFQLETTYSLDADAATVLNLSEDHLDRYSGMASYAASKARIFQGQGAVVLNRDDPLSLAAAPPGRATVTFGFGPPPRPADYGLEGGAIVRGSERLIATVDLRLAGRHNVANAMAALALCEAIGIDPRLPLPALAAFSGLAHRLEWVAEIKGVAYYDDSKGTNVGATLAAVAGLGRPVVIILGGDGKGQDFSPLREALAHHARAVALIGRDAGAIAAVLHGCPLPLRHCADMSEAVLWCAGQAKPGDAVLLSPACASMDMYRDYAHRASVFVDAVRSIEREAA, translated from the coding sequence ATGGAACTGCAGGGGAAATCGACACTCGTGGTCGGTCTTGGCGAAAGCGGTCTGGCGATGGTCAGGTGGCTGGTGCGCCAGGGCGTACGGCTTCGGGTGGCGGATACCCGTCAGCGACCGCCCCAGGTGGATCTGCTGCGCGCGATCGCGCCCGACGCACCGCTATTCGCCGGTCCGCTGCAGCGCGAAGCGCTCGCCGGTGTCGACCTCATCGCCCTGTCACCTGGCGTCCCGGTCGCCGAGCCGCTGATCGCCGAAGCGATGGCGCGCGGTGTGCCGGTGGTCTCGGAGATCGAGCTCTTTGCCTGCGCGCTACGCCAGTTGAGCCCTGCGGCACGGCTGATCGCGATCACCGGCAGCAACGGCAAGACCACCACCACCGCGCTCACCGGTGCCCTCTGCCGGGCTGCCGGGCGCGCCACGGCTGTCGCTGGCAACATCGGTCCGGCGGCGTTGACGGCGCTGCTCGCGGCCGTCGAGTGTGAACGCATGCCGGACACCTGGGTTCTCGAGCTGTCGAGTTTCCAGCTCGAGACGACGTACAGCCTCGACGCCGACGCCGCCACCGTCCTCAACCTCAGCGAGGATCACCTCGATCGTTACAGCGGCATGGCGAGCTACGCCGCGAGCAAGGCGCGCATCTTTCAGGGGCAGGGTGCGGTGGTGCTCAATCGCGACGATCCGTTGAGCCTGGCAGCCGCGCCGCCGGGCCGGGCGACGGTCACCTTCGGCTTCGGCCCGCCACCCCGGCCTGCCGACTATGGCCTCGAGGGGGGGGCGATCGTGCGCGGCAGTGAAAGGCTGATCGCCACCGTCGACCTGCGGCTGGCCGGCCGGCACAACGTCGCCAACGCGATGGCGGCTCTGGCCCTGTGCGAGGCGATCGGCATCGATCCGCGTCTGCCGTTGCCCGCGCTCGCCGCTTTCAGCGGCCTCGCCCATCGTCTTGAGTGGGTCGCCGAGATCAAGGGCGTCGCCTATTACGACGACTCCAAGGGGACCAACGTCGGTGCCACCCTGGCAGCCGTCGCCGGGCTCGGTCGCCCGGTGGTGATCATTCTCGGCGGCGACGGCAAGGGGCAGGATTTCAGCCCGCTGCGCGAAGCCCTCGCCCACCATGCACGCGCCGTGGCGCTGATTGGCCGTGATGCCGGAGCCATCGCCGCGGTCCTGCATGGATGCCCGCTGCCGCTGCGTCACTGCGCCGACATGAGCGAGGCCGTGCTCTGGTGCGCCGGCCAGGCGAAACCCGGCGATGCCGTGCTGCTGTCGCCGGCCTGCGCCAGTATGGACATGTACCGCGATTATGCCCACCGGGCGAGCGTCTTCGTAGACGCCGTGCGCAGCATCGAAAGGGAGGCTGCCTGA
- the mraY gene encoding phospho-N-acetylmuramoyl-pentapeptide-transferase produces MLLWLSQWLAQDVRAFNVFGYITLRTVLAAMTALIISFIAGPRLIRWLAAKKIGQAVRNDGPQTHLLKSGTPTMGGALILIAILITTLLWGDLSNRYVWVVLLVTIGFGSIGWYDDWQKVVHRNPRGLAARWKYFWQSALGLMVALYLALTASGPAQLELIVPFFKTVAYPLGLFGFVVLSYLVVVGTSNAVNLTDGLDGLAIMPTVMIAAALAIFAYVAGNAVYAKYLLLPYIPGAGELAILLGAMAGAGLGFLWFNAYPAEVFMGDVGALALGAALGTVAIIVRQEIVLAIMGGVFVAETLSVAAQVLFYKMTGGRRIFRMAPLHHHFELGGWKETQVVVRFWIITIMLVLAGLSTLKLR; encoded by the coding sequence ATGCTGCTCTGGCTGTCGCAGTGGCTGGCCCAGGACGTGCGGGCCTTCAACGTCTTCGGCTACATCACGCTGCGGACGGTGCTGGCGGCAATGACCGCGCTGATCATCTCCTTCATCGCCGGTCCGCGACTGATCCGCTGGCTGGCGGCAAAGAAGATCGGTCAGGCGGTACGCAACGACGGTCCGCAGACGCACCTCCTGAAGTCTGGAACGCCAACCATGGGTGGCGCCCTGATCCTGATCGCGATCCTCATCACGACGCTGCTCTGGGGCGACCTCAGCAACCGTTACGTCTGGGTCGTGCTGCTCGTCACCATCGGTTTCGGCAGCATCGGCTGGTATGACGACTGGCAGAAGGTGGTGCATCGCAATCCACGCGGGCTGGCGGCGCGCTGGAAATACTTCTGGCAGTCGGCGCTCGGCCTCATGGTCGCGCTCTACCTTGCGCTGACCGCCAGTGGACCGGCGCAGCTCGAGCTCATCGTCCCCTTCTTCAAGACAGTCGCCTATCCGCTCGGGCTGTTCGGTTTCGTCGTTCTCAGCTATCTCGTCGTCGTCGGCACCAGCAACGCCGTCAACCTGACCGATGGTCTCGACGGTCTGGCGATCATGCCGACGGTGATGATCGCCGCCGCGCTGGCGATCTTTGCCTACGTTGCCGGAAACGCGGTCTATGCCAAGTACCTGCTCCTGCCGTACATCCCGGGCGCCGGTGAGCTGGCGATCCTGCTCGGCGCGATGGCCGGGGCCGGACTTGGTTTCCTCTGGTTCAACGCCTACCCGGCCGAGGTCTTCATGGGTGATGTCGGTGCGCTGGCGCTCGGCGCCGCGCTCGGGACGGTCGCCATCATCGTGCGCCAGGAGATCGTCCTGGCGATCATGGGTGGCGTCTTCGTTGCCGAAACCCTTTCCGTGGCGGCGCAGGTGCTGTTCTACAAGATGACCGGTGGCCGCCGCATCTTCCGCATGGCACCGCTGCATCATCACTTCGAGCTGGGCGGCTGGAAGGAGACGCAGGTCGTCGTTCGCTTCTGGATCATCACCATCATGCTGGTGCTGGCCGGTCTGTCCACCCTGAAACTCCGGTGA
- a CDS encoding UDP-N-acetylmuramoyl-tripeptide--D-alanyl-D-alanine ligase, producing MMDLLAAARATAGALVGDNCSFSGVSTDSRTIAAGELFIALRGDHFDGHHYLTAARERGAAAAVVAADAAEQLRSSGLPLVVVAETRLSLGALAADWRSRFTLPLIAVTGSNGKTTTKEMIASILRAAYGDTVLSTQGNYNNDIGLPLTLLRLHAGHRAAIVEMGMNHPGEIAYLAGIARPAIAVVTNAQRAHLAGMGSVEAIAREKGTIYSGLDENGVAVFCADDPWADLWRQQSQGLRRTTFGFEHAADVSGRVALHGLENRLLLACGSDETKVTLSLPGRHNARNALAAAAAALAAGIPLATVQAGLNRFRGLKGRLQLRQAMRGAQLLDDTYNANPDSVRAGIDVLAATVGRKILVLGDMGEIGEMSGQFHDEIGGYAKSQGIDRLLALGEASALAAHNFGSGGGHFIHLAELVEALLGELGPDTTVLVKGSRFMRMERVVEAICAPAREGV from the coding sequence ATGATGGACCTGCTGGCGGCGGCACGGGCGACGGCGGGCGCCCTCGTCGGCGACAACTGCAGCTTCAGCGGCGTGTCGACCGACAGCCGAACCATCGCCGCCGGTGAACTCTTCATCGCCCTGCGTGGGGACCATTTCGATGGTCACCACTACCTCACCGCGGCCCGGGAGCGGGGCGCCGCCGCAGCCGTCGTCGCCGCTGACGCCGCCGAGCAGCTGCGGTCGAGCGGCTTGCCGCTGGTCGTCGTGGCCGAGACCAGGCTCTCGCTGGGCGCGCTGGCGGCAGACTGGCGCAGTCGCTTCACTTTGCCGCTGATTGCCGTCACTGGCAGCAACGGCAAGACGACGACCAAGGAGATGATCGCCAGCATCCTGCGGGCGGCCTACGGTGATACCGTGCTCTCCACCCAGGGGAACTACAACAACGACATCGGCCTGCCGTTGACCCTGCTGCGCCTGCATGCCGGCCATCGTGCGGCGATCGTCGAGATGGGAATGAATCACCCGGGCGAGATTGCCTACCTTGCGGGGATCGCCCGCCCTGCCATCGCCGTCGTGACCAACGCGCAGCGCGCCCATCTCGCCGGCATGGGCTCGGTGGAAGCGATCGCCCGCGAGAAGGGTACCATCTATTCCGGGCTGGACGAGAACGGCGTCGCCGTGTTCTGCGCCGACGATCCGTGGGCCGATCTCTGGCGGCAGCAGAGCCAGGGCCTGCGGCGGACGACCTTTGGCTTCGAGCACGCCGCCGACGTCAGCGGCAGGGTCGCGTTGCATGGGCTCGAGAATCGCCTGCTGCTCGCCTGCGGCAGCGACGAGACCAAGGTCACGCTGTCGTTGCCCGGCCGGCACAACGCGCGCAACGCCCTCGCCGCCGCCGCCGCCGCGCTGGCTGCCGGCATCCCGCTGGCAACCGTGCAGGCTGGCCTGAACCGCTTCCGCGGCCTCAAGGGGCGGTTGCAGCTGCGTCAGGCCATGCGCGGCGCGCAGCTCCTGGACGACACCTACAACGCCAACCCCGACTCGGTACGCGCCGGCATCGATGTGCTTGCCGCGACCGTCGGCCGCAAGATCCTGGTGCTGGGCGACATGGGCGAGATCGGCGAGATGAGTGGCCAGTTTCACGACGAGATCGGCGGCTATGCGAAGAGTCAGGGCATCGACCGCCTGCTGGCCCTCGGCGAGGCGAGCGCCCTCGCCGCGCACAACTTCGGTAGCGGCGGTGGGCACTTCATCCACCTCGCGGAGCTCGTCGAAGCACTGCTTGGCGAGCTCGGGCCGGATACGACCGTGCTCGTCAAGGGCTCGCGCTTCATGCGCATGGAGCGAGTTGTCGAGGCGATCTGTGCGCCAGCCAGGGAGGGCGTCTGA
- a CDS encoding UDP-N-acetylmuramoyl-L-alanyl-D-glutamate--2,6-diaminopimelate ligase, whose protein sequence is MTASARNHASEPVAAILQRLSLLGVVPHGATDDSRQVRPGDLFFACAGGSVDGRQFIADAIARGAEAVLWETGDDRADAFPWRDDWRIPGVPVSGLRGLRGPLAHAVHGRPSERLSLIAVTGTNGKTSVTQWIGATHPRSCAIIGTLGAGLPGRLADTGFTTPEATTLARCLAGYAADDVQACALEASSIGMAEGRLDGARVDVAVFTNFTRDHLDYHGSMAAYAAAKAKLFTWPRLRLAVCNVDDPFGRELASLTTASKVVAYTQEGGCSDRQGTISAEDVEETIAGLRFRLCAPGGRAWVETALLGRYNVANLLAVAAVLLDAGLTPREVAARFAGVQPPPGRLEKVGGDAQPLVVVDYAHTPDALENALRALRPVATARGAGLTAVFGCGGDRDPGKRPLMGEVAQRCADRVVLTSDNPRSEDPQAIIAQISVAAPAAEVIADRGEAIRRTILSAHAAEVVLIAGKGHEPYQEIGGVRRPFSDVAQARTALLARQELHR, encoded by the coding sequence GTGACGGCTTCGGCGCGAAACCACGCCAGCGAGCCGGTCGCCGCAATCCTGCAGCGGCTGTCGCTGCTTGGCGTCGTCCCACATGGCGCAACTGACGACAGCCGGCAGGTCAGGCCGGGCGACCTGTTTTTCGCCTGTGCCGGCGGTTCGGTCGACGGCCGCCAGTTCATCGCCGACGCGATAGCCCGTGGTGCCGAGGCTGTCCTCTGGGAAACAGGTGACGACCGCGCGGACGCCTTCCCATGGCGTGACGACTGGCGGATCCCCGGTGTGCCGGTCAGCGGGCTGCGCGGGCTGCGCGGGCCTCTGGCGCATGCCGTCCATGGGCGCCCGAGCGAGCGCCTGTCGCTCATCGCCGTCACCGGAACCAACGGCAAGACCAGCGTCACACAGTGGATCGGCGCCACTCATCCGCGTTCCTGCGCAATCATCGGGACGCTCGGCGCCGGCCTGCCGGGGCGGCTGGCCGACACCGGCTTCACGACGCCCGAAGCGACGACCCTGGCGCGCTGTCTCGCCGGCTACGCGGCCGACGACGTGCAGGCATGCGCGCTCGAGGCGAGTTCGATCGGCATGGCAGAAGGCCGCCTGGACGGCGCCCGGGTGGACGTGGCGGTGTTCACCAACTTCACCCGCGATCACCTCGACTATCATGGCAGCATGGCGGCCTATGCGGCAGCCAAGGCGAAGTTGTTCACCTGGCCACGTCTGCGACTGGCGGTGTGCAATGTCGACGACCCCTTCGGGCGTGAGTTGGCCAGCCTGACGACCGCCAGCAAGGTGGTTGCCTATACGCAGGAGGGTGGCTGCAGCGACCGGCAGGGGACGATCAGTGCCGAGGACGTCGAGGAAACGATCGCCGGCCTGCGTTTCCGGCTGTGTGCGCCCGGCGGTCGGGCCTGGGTCGAGACGGCGCTGCTTGGTCGCTACAACGTTGCCAATCTCCTGGCCGTGGCCGCGGTCCTGCTCGATGCCGGGCTGACGCCGCGCGAGGTTGCGGCGCGCTTCGCCGGCGTGCAACCACCGCCCGGGCGCCTCGAGAAGGTGGGCGGTGACGCGCAGCCCCTGGTCGTGGTCGACTATGCGCATACGCCGGATGCCCTCGAGAACGCGTTGCGCGCGCTGCGGCCGGTCGCCACGGCGCGTGGTGCCGGTTTGACGGCCGTCTTCGGCTGCGGTGGCGATCGCGATCCCGGCAAGCGACCGCTGATGGGCGAGGTCGCCCAGCGCTGTGCCGATCGCGTCGTCTTGACGAGCGACAATCCCCGCAGCGAGGACCCGCAGGCGATCATCGCACAGATCAGCGTTGCCGCTCCGGCCGCCGAGGTCATCGCCGATCGTGGCGAGGCGATTCGGCGCACGATTCTCTCGGCACATGCTGCGGAAGTGGTGTTGATCGCGGGCAAGGGCCACGAGCCGTACCAGGAGATCGGCGGCGTGCGACGGCCGTTCTCCGACGTCGCGCAGGCGCGCACTGCGCTGCTCGCTCGCCAGGAGTTGCATCGATGA
- a CDS encoding peptidoglycan D,D-transpeptidase FtsI family protein, whose translation MMRFKGKVAHKFAENPLLQMRLPTWRSRLIGLLIIGSFVVLIGRAFYLQVLNNDFLQEKGESRYRRDIEISASRGRIADRHGDVLAISTPMKSIWAVPQVARLTPEQIVELASVLEMNPRQLAQKFDTEKTFVFLRRQIPPAVAERVAALKLPGIGQDKEYRRFYPTGEMTAHMVGFTGVDDRGLEGVELAFHGQLLGQPGSRSVIKDRRGQIIEDVGSIKPPQDGKEIRLALDSKIQYLAYSHLKQAISDQNAKAGGVVVIDARTGEIVALANWPTYNPNNRESLSGAQLRNRALTDTFEPGSTLKPFTIALGLETGKVRSETIINCAPGRLTIGNATIADAHPHGALSVAQVIQKSSNVGAAKIAAMLPSQTMWQMFDDVGFGQVPRLGFPGEVTGRVRPWKSWRPIEQATMSYGHGISVSLIQLARAYSVFARDGDLVPLSLTRVDAPVASGATVFSAKTAREVRMMLEMAVQPGGTAPKAQIPGYRVAGKTGTAHKLLGGRYANKYVSSFVGFAPVSDPRLIVAVMIDEPSAGKHYGGEVAAPVFASVMGSSLRTLGISPDAPLIVAETPKPPLPKARL comes from the coding sequence TTGCAGATGCGTCTGCCGACCTGGCGCTCGCGCCTCATCGGTCTGCTGATCATCGGCTCGTTCGTCGTCCTGATCGGCCGCGCGTTCTATCTGCAGGTGCTCAACAACGACTTTCTGCAGGAGAAGGGCGAGTCCCGCTATCGGCGAGACATCGAGATCAGTGCCTCGCGCGGACGCATTGCCGACCGCCACGGCGACGTGCTGGCGATATCGACGCCGATGAAGTCGATCTGGGCCGTGCCGCAGGTCGCGCGACTGACGCCGGAACAGATCGTCGAGCTGGCGTCAGTTCTCGAGATGAACCCGCGGCAGCTGGCGCAGAAGTTCGACACCGAAAAGACCTTCGTCTTTCTGCGGCGGCAGATTCCGCCCGCGGTGGCCGAGCGTGTGGCGGCGCTGAAGCTGCCCGGCATCGGCCAGGACAAGGAGTACCGCCGCTTCTATCCGACCGGCGAGATGACCGCGCACATGGTCGGCTTCACCGGCGTGGACGACCGCGGGCTGGAGGGAGTCGAACTGGCATTCCACGGCCAGTTGCTCGGCCAGCCGGGAAGCCGCAGCGTCATCAAGGATCGTCGTGGCCAGATCATCGAGGATGTCGGGTCGATCAAGCCACCGCAGGACGGCAAGGAAATCCGCTTGGCACTCGACTCGAAGATCCAGTACCTGGCGTACAGCCACCTAAAGCAGGCGATCAGCGACCAGAATGCCAAGGCAGGTGGCGTGGTGGTGATCGATGCCCGTACCGGCGAGATCGTCGCCCTGGCCAACTGGCCGACCTACAACCCGAACAATCGCGAGTCGCTGTCCGGTGCGCAGCTGCGCAACCGTGCGCTGACCGACACTTTCGAACCTGGCTCGACGCTCAAACCCTTCACGATTGCCCTCGGTCTCGAAACGGGCAAGGTTCGCTCGGAGACCATCATCAACTGTGCACCAGGTCGCCTGACGATTGGCAACGCGACGATTGCCGACGCCCATCCGCATGGTGCGCTGAGCGTCGCCCAGGTGATCCAGAAGTCGTCGAACGTCGGTGCCGCCAAGATCGCGGCGATGCTGCCATCGCAGACGATGTGGCAGATGTTCGACGATGTCGGATTTGGCCAGGTGCCCCGCCTTGGATTTCCGGGCGAAGTCACCGGGCGTGTTCGCCCGTGGAAGAGCTGGCGGCCGATCGAGCAGGCGACCATGTCGTATGGGCACGGAATTTCGGTCTCGCTGATCCAACTGGCGCGGGCCTACTCGGTCTTTGCCCGGGATGGCGACCTCGTCCCGCTTTCGTTGACCCGGGTCGATGCGCCGGTGGCCAGCGGCGCGACCGTGTTCAGCGCCAAGACGGCGCGTGAGGTCCGCATGATGCTCGAGATGGCGGTGCAACCGGGTGGCACTGCACCGAAGGCACAGATTCCGGGCTATCGCGTCGCCGGCAAGACCGGCACGGCGCACAAGCTGCTGGGCGGACGCTATGCCAACAAGTATGTCTCGTCCTTCGTCGGCTTTGCGCCGGTGTCCGATCCACGCCTGATCGTCGCCGTCATGATCGACGAGCCCAGTGCCGGCAAGCACTATGGTGGCGAGGTCGCGGCGCCGGTCTTCGCGTCGGTCATGGGCAGCTCGCTGCGCACGCTGGGGATATCACCCGACGCGCCTTTGATCGTCGCCGAGACGCCCAAGCCACCCCTGCCAAAGGCTCGCCTGTGA